One stretch of Natronobacterium texcoconense DNA includes these proteins:
- a CDS encoding DNA-directed DNA polymerase II small subunit: MPLEGPARIVSELTSRGYNAEREAVTRLAATDDNAAALERVLEEVPDDALVVRTEHVDAALTATESSPSPAASSTDSSPPDPPVSTGAASTPTGGSGVSSPVETEGSTEAANRSVDPEKRSLEIVGDMTGDSTGTGEYEDFVSVFRDRLDRLGSKLRGRVNHRPATAIQNMPGGSEAAMVGLVNDVRSTASGHWLIELEDATGTFPWLVMKDREYADLVNELLCDEALAMEGTLSDDAGIGFVDSMYFPDVPRTYEPSTADRHVQAALISDVHVGSDEFMAEAWNRFADWLHTAEAQHVEYLLIAGDMVEGVGVYPDQDDELEIVDIYDQYEAFNEHLKQVPGDLEIVMIPGNHDAVRLAEPQPGFDEELREIMSAHDPRIVSNPSTVTIEGVSVLMYHGVSLDEVIAELPEEKASYDDPHKAMYQLLKKRHVAPQFGGHTRLAPEEEDYLVIDEVPDIFHTGHVHKLGFGKYHNVLAINSGCWQAQTDFQKSVNIDPDSGYAPIVDLDTLDVTVQKFS, translated from the coding sequence GTGCCACTCGAGGGCCCCGCCCGGATCGTCAGCGAACTCACGAGCCGCGGCTACAACGCGGAACGCGAGGCTGTAACCCGTCTCGCAGCGACGGACGACAATGCCGCGGCCCTCGAGCGAGTCTTAGAGGAGGTTCCGGACGACGCGCTGGTGGTCCGGACCGAACACGTCGACGCCGCACTGACGGCTACCGAATCGTCTCCGTCACCCGCCGCTTCGTCGACTGATTCCTCGCCGCCAGACCCCCCTGTTTCAACTGGAGCTGCTTCCACGCCCACTGGCGGATCGGGTGTCTCGTCTCCAGTTGAAACAGAGGGGTCTACGGAGGCCGCAAATCGATCGGTCGATCCCGAGAAACGCTCCCTCGAGATCGTCGGCGACATGACCGGCGACAGTACCGGGACGGGGGAGTACGAGGATTTCGTCTCGGTGTTTCGCGACCGTCTCGACCGACTGGGGTCGAAGCTACGCGGTCGAGTCAACCACCGGCCGGCGACGGCCATCCAGAACATGCCCGGCGGGAGCGAGGCCGCGATGGTCGGGCTGGTCAACGACGTCCGGTCGACCGCCAGCGGCCACTGGTTGATCGAGCTCGAGGACGCTACCGGAACGTTCCCCTGGCTGGTGATGAAGGACCGAGAGTACGCCGACCTGGTGAACGAACTGCTCTGTGACGAGGCGCTGGCGATGGAGGGAACGCTCTCGGACGACGCAGGAATCGGCTTCGTCGACTCGATGTACTTCCCGGACGTCCCCCGTACGTACGAGCCGTCGACGGCCGACCGACACGTCCAGGCCGCGTTGATCAGCGACGTCCACGTCGGCAGCGACGAGTTCATGGCCGAGGCCTGGAACCGCTTTGCCGACTGGCTCCACACCGCGGAGGCCCAGCACGTCGAGTACCTGCTGATCGCGGGCGACATGGTCGAGGGTGTCGGTGTCTATCCCGACCAGGACGACGAACTCGAGATCGTCGACATCTACGACCAGTACGAGGCGTTCAACGAGCACCTGAAGCAGGTTCCCGGCGACTTAGAGATCGTCATGATCCCGGGCAACCACGACGCGGTTCGACTCGCCGAACCCCAGCCAGGGTTCGACGAGGAGCTCCGGGAGATCATGTCGGCCCACGATCCCCGCATCGTCAGCAACCCCTCCACAGTCACCATCGAGGGCGTCTCGGTCCTGATGTACCACGGCGTCTCCCTGGACGAGGTCATCGCCGAACTTCCGGAGGAGAAGGCGAGTTACGACGATCCGCACAAGGCGATGTACCAGCTTCTGAAGAAACGCCACGTCGCGCCGCAGTTCGGGGGCCACACCCGGCTTGCACCCGAAGAGGAGGACTATCTCGTCATCGACGAGGTCCCCGACATTTTCCACACCGGCCACGTCCACAAACTCGGCTTCGGCAAGTACCACAACGTGCTCGCGATCAACTCCGGTTGCTGGCAGGCCCAGACCGACTTCCAGAAGAGCGTCAACATCGACCCCGACTCGGGGTACGCACCGATCGTCGATCTGGATACGCTAGACGTGACGGTCCAGAAGTTCAGCTAG
- a CDS encoding AAA family ATPase: MSDEDTETTGSDDVGGIDGFSTDLEGTDLGDDEPKQGLFDDLLSGEPIFENKEVLRPSYTPHELPHRSDQINKMATILVAALRGETPSNILIYGKTGTGKTASAKFVSKELESTSQKYSVPCDVEYINCEVTDTQYRVLAQLANKFIEKNQRRIDDRIDSLEDRLDALEEYDERSDAADAAGDETEGDLFEPPEVEPVSTDANTSTSTGEGGETPSSDSTDETEGSFTGASTDAEPGHETDDSVDATLPPDHPLESTPFDSREEVEEQIESLEEDRDSFEEVPMTGWPTDRVYSVFFDAVDYDERVVVIMLDEIDKLVEKSGDDTLYNLSRMNSELENSRVSIIGISNDLKFTDFLDPRVKSSLGEEEIVFPPYDANQLRDILEHRSDVAFKGGALSDDVIPLCAAFAAQEHGDARRALDLLRTAGELAERSQAETIVEEHVRQAQDKIELDRVVEVVRTLPTQSKLVLFSIILLEKNGVHSINTGEVFNIYKRLCEEIDADVLTQRRVTDLISELDMLGIVNAVVVSKGRYGRTKEISLSVPQEETEAVLLSDSRLSDIDDVQPFVQARFEN, encoded by the coding sequence ATGTCAGACGAGGATACGGAAACGACTGGTTCGGACGACGTCGGCGGTATAGACGGATTCTCGACCGATCTCGAGGGAACCGATCTCGGCGACGACGAACCCAAGCAAGGACTGTTCGACGACCTGCTCAGCGGCGAGCCTATCTTCGAGAACAAGGAGGTGCTGCGCCCTTCCTATACGCCACACGAGTTACCACACCGAAGCGACCAGATCAACAAGATGGCGACGATTCTCGTCGCCGCACTTCGTGGCGAAACCCCCTCGAATATCCTCATCTACGGGAAGACAGGGACCGGGAAAACCGCCAGCGCGAAGTTCGTCAGCAAGGAACTCGAGAGCACGTCCCAGAAGTACAGCGTCCCGTGTGACGTCGAGTACATCAACTGCGAGGTGACCGACACCCAGTATCGCGTCCTCGCACAGCTTGCCAACAAGTTCATCGAGAAGAACCAGCGCCGGATCGACGACCGAATCGACTCGCTCGAGGACCGTCTCGACGCTCTCGAGGAGTACGACGAACGTTCCGACGCCGCGGATGCCGCCGGAGACGAAACGGAGGGCGACCTCTTCGAGCCGCCGGAGGTAGAACCCGTCTCGACGGACGCAAACACCTCAACTTCGACTGGAGAGGGTGGCGAAACTCCGTCTAGCGATTCTACAGACGAAACGGAGGGGTCGTTCACCGGTGCGTCGACCGACGCCGAACCCGGCCACGAAACCGACGATAGTGTCGACGCGACGCTCCCGCCGGACCATCCACTCGAGTCGACGCCGTTCGACTCCCGGGAGGAAGTCGAAGAGCAAATCGAGAGTCTCGAGGAGGACAGAGACTCCTTCGAGGAGGTTCCGATGACCGGCTGGCCGACCGACCGGGTCTACAGCGTTTTCTTCGACGCGGTCGACTACGACGAACGCGTCGTCGTCATCATGTTAGACGAGATCGACAAACTCGTCGAGAAAAGCGGTGACGACACGCTCTATAACCTCTCGCGGATGAACTCCGAACTCGAGAATTCGCGAGTCTCGATTATCGGCATCTCGAACGACCTGAAGTTCACCGACTTCCTCGATCCGCGCGTCAAGTCCTCGCTGGGCGAGGAGGAGATCGTCTTCCCACCGTACGACGCGAACCAGCTCCGGGACATTCTGGAACATCGCTCGGATGTCGCGTTCAAAGGGGGTGCTCTTTCGGACGACGTGATCCCGCTCTGTGCCGCGTTCGCAGCACAGGAACACGGCGACGCGCGACGCGCGCTCGACCTGTTGCGGACCGCTGGCGAACTCGCCGAACGCTCCCAGGCCGAGACCATCGTCGAGGAACACGTCCGGCAGGCCCAGGACAAGATCGAACTCGATCGGGTCGTCGAGGTCGTCCGTACGCTCCCCACCCAGAGCAAGCTCGTCCTCTTCTCGATCATCCTGCTCGAGAAAAACGGCGTCCACAGCATCAACACCGGCGAGGTGTTCAACATCTACAAGCGCCTCTGCGAGGAGATCGACGCCGACGTGCTCACTCAGCGTCGCGTCACCGACCTCATCAGCGAACTCGACATGCTCGGGATCGTCAACGCCGTCGTCGTCTCGAAGGGCCGGTACGGGCGAACGAAGGAGATCAGCCTCTCCGTCCCACAGGAAGAGACCGAAGCAGTCCTGCTGTCGGACTCCCGGCTCTCCGACATCGACGACGTCCAGCCGTTCGTTCAGGCGCGATTCGAGAACTGA
- a CDS encoding OapC/ArvC family zinc-ribbon domain-containing protein: MPHECTNCGRTFPDGSKEMLSGCPDCAGNKFQFVPSGTLSTSGADADRTSEPASSTSPSSPASESTPDPAAVDGRPPETEGDSSPANTRAERTATSASEPDSGSDSVRTRAKDTVREWMSSDSTDETEQDETSDGFTEWPDSARRPEDRSTAEPNRDDTSSPSDATPSTSSPQSSTPSSAPSPPDTPSPTSSQSNTASSSPPGSNAASSTSPEPSREETTTIADSENSAQADARSEVVRRDDLPSDVGGDTENTRANAAADPVSNEEPAAEPPSNGRVVSEPSGSELSMEQLRAELNEQFESIKILRPGQYELNLMELYDREEYIISLQDDGRYVIDVPDSWRESEE, translated from the coding sequence ATGCCTCACGAATGTACGAACTGTGGCCGCACGTTCCCGGACGGCTCCAAGGAGATGCTGTCGGGCTGTCCCGACTGCGCCGGGAACAAGTTCCAGTTCGTGCCGTCCGGAACGCTCTCGACGTCCGGCGCCGACGCTGACCGGACGAGCGAGCCGGCCTCGAGCACCAGTCCCAGTTCACCGGCTTCGGAGTCGACCCCGGATCCAGCTGCAGTCGACGGCCGTCCACCCGAAACGGAGGGTGATTCTAGCCCCGCGAACACTCGAGCCGAACGGACGGCAACCTCCGCATCCGAGCCCGATTCCGGCTCCGACAGCGTTCGAACGCGAGCGAAAGACACCGTTCGCGAGTGGATGTCGTCGGACTCGACGGACGAAACCGAACAGGACGAGACGAGCGACGGATTCACCGAGTGGCCCGATTCGGCGCGCCGACCCGAGGACCGTTCGACAGCTGAACCGAACCGGGACGATACATCGTCTCCATCTGACGCTACGCCGTCGACTTCTTCACCGCAGTCGAGCACACCTTCGTCGGCTCCATCACCGCCGGACACTCCTTCACCGACCTCATCACAGTCGAACACCGCTTCGTCGAGCCCACCAGGATCGAACGCGGCTTCCTCGACTTCACCGGAGCCGTCTCGAGAAGAAACGACGACGATCGCCGACAGTGAGAACTCCGCACAGGCAGACGCCAGAAGCGAGGTCGTCCGTCGCGACGATCTTCCTTCGGACGTCGGCGGAGATACCGAGAACACTCGAGCGAACGCGGCTGCCGATCCCGTTTCGAACGAGGAGCCAGCCGCCGAACCGCCGTCTAACGGTCGTGTCGTCAGTGAACCCTCCGGTTCGGAGCTGTCGATGGAGCAACTGCGGGCTGAGCTCAACGAACAGTTCGAGAGCATCAAGATCCTGCGCCCGGGACAGTACGAACTCAACCTGATGGAGCTGTACGACCGCGAGGAGTACATCATCTCCCTGCAAGACGACGGTCGGTACGTCATCGACGTCCCCGACTCCTGGCGCGAGTCCGAGGAGTAG
- a CDS encoding ABC transporter permease: protein MSGESTIGRKTSGNGFARDTWIILKRWLVKTVRNPFVLTSSLLNPIVFLVLFTEVFGGIAEGAIGQNLGAEVNYVTFLVPAIVIQTALIAATTSGIGQVEDIESGMFEKMLVSPLHRGAVFLGKSLSEIIRIVIQVGIVLALGYVLLYLNTGASPTDYVATGLLGAVGIVLVAILFSIWFTAISNIVALVTRDQESTIIAVNVLQFPLLFLSSAFLPVEALPGWVQTVAALNPITYGVDAARALMLNQDVMTVIEVTSFTGVWNTLVPALGVLLVLDVVLGAVAVYFLNQASSSDVQ, encoded by the coding sequence ATGAGCGGGGAGTCGACGATCGGACGGAAGACGTCCGGCAACGGCTTCGCCAGGGACACGTGGATCATCCTGAAGCGGTGGCTGGTGAAGACGGTCCGGAACCCGTTCGTGCTGACCTCGTCACTGTTGAATCCGATCGTCTTCCTGGTCCTGTTTACGGAGGTGTTCGGTGGAATCGCGGAGGGTGCAATCGGCCAGAACCTCGGCGCGGAGGTGAACTACGTCACCTTCCTCGTGCCGGCGATCGTGATCCAGACGGCACTGATCGCCGCGACGACCTCCGGAATCGGCCAGGTCGAGGACATCGAGAGCGGGATGTTCGAGAAGATGCTCGTCTCCCCGCTGCACCGCGGAGCGGTGTTTCTCGGGAAGTCCCTCTCCGAGATCATCAGGATCGTTATTCAGGTCGGGATCGTCCTCGCGCTCGGCTACGTCCTGCTCTACCTAAACACGGGCGCGTCGCCGACCGACTACGTCGCGACCGGCTTGCTCGGCGCGGTCGGAATCGTCCTCGTCGCCATCCTGTTTTCGATCTGGTTCACCGCCATCTCGAACATCGTGGCACTCGTCACGCGCGACCAGGAGTCGACCATCATCGCAGTCAACGTGTTGCAGTTCCCGCTGCTCTTCCTCTCGAGTGCGTTCCTCCCCGTCGAGGCGCTTCCGGGATGGGTCCAGACCGTCGCTGCACTCAATCCGATCACGTACGGCGTCGACGCCGCTCGTGCGCTGATGCTGAACCAGGACGTCATGACGGTCATCGAGGTGACGAGCTTTACGGGCGTGTGGAACACGCTCGTCCCCGCACTCGGCGTCTTGCTCGTTCTCGACGTCGTGCTGGGTGCCGTCGCCGTCTACTTCCTGAACCAGGCCTCGAGTTCGGACGTCCAGTAG
- a CDS encoding ABC transporter ATP-binding protein, producing the protein MSKTNAIDAQHVELTYADGTEAVTDVTLEVPEGEFFGFLGANGAGKTTTIKVLTTLLEPTAGEVTVNGYDVRSDSRAVRESIGYMAQETSIDPELTARENIQFACEAYGVSGDDRDERIDDLLDLVDLAGVADKQAKGFSGGMQKRLDAATALVHEPPIVFLDEPTTGLDPKARNRLWDYFERINDRGTTVFLTTQYLEEADHLCDRIGVLRDGEIVASGSPSELKDRVGGAVLEIEIDDPDDEILDRARDVALEADLFDDAPIERTEEGLSVRSPAARRRGPELLVALHEADVPVVGFNVRDPTLDDVFLAITGEGLDDEEAGPDSGNEPADPVATTEVDR; encoded by the coding sequence GTGAGCAAGACGAACGCGATCGACGCCCAGCACGTCGAACTGACCTACGCGGACGGGACGGAGGCCGTCACCGACGTGACGCTCGAGGTTCCGGAAGGTGAGTTCTTCGGCTTCCTCGGCGCGAACGGGGCCGGGAAGACGACGACGATCAAGGTGTTGACGACGTTGCTCGAGCCGACCGCGGGTGAGGTGACAGTAAACGGCTACGACGTTCGATCGGACTCGCGTGCGGTGCGGGAGTCGATCGGCTACATGGCCCAGGAAACCAGTATCGATCCCGAACTCACGGCTCGCGAGAACATCCAGTTCGCCTGCGAAGCGTACGGTGTTTCGGGTGACGATCGTGACGAACGGATCGACGACTTGCTCGATCTCGTCGACCTCGCCGGCGTCGCGGACAAGCAGGCCAAGGGGTTCTCCGGCGGGATGCAGAAGCGTCTCGACGCCGCGACCGCGCTGGTCCACGAACCGCCGATCGTCTTTCTGGACGAGCCGACGACCGGCCTCGACCCGAAGGCACGCAACCGTCTCTGGGACTACTTCGAACGGATCAACGACCGCGGGACGACGGTCTTCCTGACGACCCAGTACCTCGAGGAAGCCGACCACCTCTGTGACCGGATCGGCGTCCTCCGGGACGGCGAGATCGTCGCGTCAGGGTCGCCGTCCGAACTCAAGGATCGCGTCGGCGGGGCCGTCCTCGAGATCGAGATCGACGATCCCGACGACGAAATTTTGGACCGTGCCCGGGACGTCGCACTCGAGGCTGATCTGTTCGACGATGCGCCGATCGAACGCACCGAGGAGGGGCTCAGCGTCCGATCGCCGGCGGCCCGTCGTCGCGGCCCGGAACTGCTCGTCGCGTTGCACGAGGCCGACGTTCCCGTCGTCGGGTTCAACGTCCGCGATCCGACGCTCGACGACGTCTTCCTCGCGATTACGGGTGAGGGACTCGACGACGAGGAAGCCGGACCCGACTCGGGCAACGAGCCCGCTGATCCAGTGGCGACCACGGAGGTGGACCGATGA
- a CDS encoding DUF2073 domain-containing protein, whose protein sequence is MPKTTNADDQDGPDGVQIDLISGERMEGMASMEKIRMILDGVHDGNIVILEEGLTPDEESQLIEVTMAEISPDEFNGIEIETYPKPGGGDSSLLGRIMGSDDSDAKLTVIGPANRIETLHKDETLISALVSHN, encoded by the coding sequence ATGCCAAAGACAACCAACGCGGACGACCAGGACGGTCCGGACGGCGTCCAGATCGATCTGATAAGCGGCGAGCGAATGGAGGGAATGGCCTCCATGGAGAAGATCCGGATGATCCTGGATGGCGTCCACGACGGCAACATCGTCATCCTAGAGGAGGGGCTGACTCCCGACGAAGAGAGTCAGCTCATCGAGGTGACGATGGCCGAGATCAGCCCCGACGAGTTCAACGGGATCGAGATCGAGACCTACCCGAAACCGGGTGGCGGTGACTCGTCGCTACTCGGTCGGATCATGGGATCCGACGATTCGGACGCGAAGCTGACGGTGATCGGGCCGGCCAACAGAATCGAAACGCTCCACAAGGACGAAACGCTGATCAGCGCGCTCGTGTCTCACAACTAA
- a CDS encoding S24/S26 family peptidase, which produces MSGPDAGGSDEHDEQERGFSTSPSETDVSNDPPDDGVTIEDDGPVRWFLESDDETVVLARDVVSSVAIVAVIGLLLFAISGVWPPLVAVESGSMEPNMERGDLIFVVDEERFVGDDPVDGTGVVTLEDGQNGGHETFGEPGDVIVFKPDGSELQTPVIHRAHFWVEEDENWVDTRAEEEYIGGATCDDVPTCPANHDGFVTKGDANAGYDQYQGGARTDVVKPEWVTGKASFRIPWLGHVRLIFDEMLTGILVPSATVDGVASATGETAVGDTNGNGSDTLATAGTIGVAGGAGVAIAGVGIARRY; this is translated from the coding sequence ATGAGCGGTCCCGACGCCGGCGGTTCCGACGAGCACGACGAGCAGGAACGCGGATTTTCCACGTCGCCGTCGGAAACCGACGTATCGAACGATCCTCCCGACGACGGCGTAACGATCGAAGACGACGGACCCGTCCGCTGGTTTCTCGAGAGCGACGACGAGACCGTCGTCCTCGCCCGGGACGTGGTCAGCAGCGTCGCGATCGTCGCCGTCATCGGCCTGTTGCTGTTCGCAATCAGCGGCGTCTGGCCGCCGCTGGTCGCCGTCGAGAGCGGCAGTATGGAACCGAACATGGAACGTGGCGACCTGATCTTCGTCGTCGACGAAGAGCGATTCGTCGGCGACGACCCCGTCGATGGCACCGGCGTCGTCACGCTCGAGGACGGCCAGAACGGAGGTCACGAGACGTTCGGCGAGCCAGGTGACGTCATCGTCTTCAAACCCGACGGCAGCGAGTTACAGACGCCGGTGATACATCGGGCTCACTTCTGGGTCGAGGAAGACGAGAACTGGGTCGATACCAGGGCGGAAGAGGAGTATATCGGCGGCGCGACCTGTGACGACGTCCCCACCTGTCCCGCGAACCACGACGGGTTCGTGACGAAAGGCGACGCCAACGCCGGCTACGATCAGTACCAGGGTGGCGCCAGGACCGACGTCGTCAAACCGGAGTGGGTCACCGGGAAAGCCTCGTTCCGCATCCCGTGGCTCGGTCACGTCCGGCTGATCTTCGACGAGATGCTCACCGGTATCCTCGTTCCGTCCGCGACAGTCGACGGAGTCGCCTCGGCGACGGGTGAAACCGCAGTCGGAGACACCAACGGGAACGGTAGCGACACGCTCGCCACCGCAGGGACGATCGGCGTCGCCGGTGGTGCAGGAGTCGCGATCGCAGGGGTAGGTATCGCGCGGCGGTACTGA
- a CDS encoding Era-like GTP-binding protein: MGLFTELKDSISRARDRLFSEQEPKRIGIYGPPNAGKTTLANRIARDWTGDAVGTESHIPHETRRARRKENVEIERDGKSVTIDIVDTPGVTTKVDYEEFTDEMEEDDAIRRSREATEGVAEAMHWLREDVDGVIYVLDSAEDPITQANTMLIGIIESRDLPVLIFANKIDLEEASVKRIEDAFPQHKTVPLSAKEGDNMDEVYDNIADYFG, translated from the coding sequence ATGGGACTGTTCACAGAACTCAAAGATAGTATCTCTCGCGCTAGGGACCGCCTGTTCTCCGAACAGGAGCCAAAACGTATCGGTATCTACGGTCCGCCCAACGCCGGGAAGACGACGCTTGCAAATCGTATCGCACGGGACTGGACCGGTGACGCAGTCGGCACGGAGAGTCACATTCCACACGAAACGCGCCGAGCTCGCCGGAAGGAAAACGTCGAGATCGAACGCGACGGGAAGTCGGTAACGATCGATATCGTCGACACGCCCGGCGTGACGACGAAGGTCGATTACGAGGAGTTCACCGACGAGATGGAGGAAGACGACGCCATCCGTCGCTCCCGCGAAGCGACCGAGGGTGTCGCGGAAGCGATGCACTGGCTCCGCGAAGACGTCGACGGCGTCATCTACGTACTCGACAGCGCGGAGGATCCGATCACGCAGGCCAACACGATGCTGATCGGCATCATCGAATCCCGTGATCTCCCCGTGCTCATCTTCGCGAACAAGATCGATCTCGAGGAAGCGAGCGTCAAACGGATCGAAGACGCCTTCCCACAGCACAAAACCGTCCCGCTGTCGGCCAAGGAAGGCGACAACATGGACGAAGTCTACGACAATATCGCGGATTACTTCGGGTGA
- a CDS encoding TetR/AcrR family transcriptional regulator, protein MSDQGPFASAPNETHTQIMRATYEALRKHGYSELTIQRIGDEFPKSKSLIYQHYDGKDELLVAFLEFLLERFRADVPTEEFDDAREHLETIIDHGLPESLGEEDEAFTTAVEALRGQAPHDETYREQYARINEFYRERTADVIHRGIEQGVFREVDPEQAAGFIVATIHGARSQRVSTGDHEPVLAARRELEEYVRTRLLVEENR, encoded by the coding sequence ATGAGCGATCAGGGCCCGTTCGCGTCGGCGCCGAACGAGACGCACACACAGATCATGCGAGCGACCTACGAGGCGCTGCGAAAACACGGCTACTCGGAACTAACGATACAGCGTATCGGTGACGAGTTTCCAAAGAGCAAGTCGCTGATCTACCAACACTACGACGGGAAGGACGAACTCCTCGTGGCTTTCCTCGAGTTTCTCCTCGAGCGGTTCAGGGCGGACGTCCCGACCGAGGAGTTCGACGACGCTCGCGAGCACCTCGAGACCATCATCGACCACGGTCTCCCGGAATCGCTCGGCGAGGAAGACGAGGCGTTTACGACTGCAGTCGAGGCGCTGCGCGGACAGGCACCCCACGACGAGACCTACCGCGAACAGTACGCCAGGATCAACGAGTTCTATCGGGAGCGTACCGCCGACGTGATCCACAGGGGCATCGAGCAGGGCGTATTCCGCGAGGTCGACCCGGAGCAGGCTGCCGGATTCATCGTCGCGACCATCCACGGGGCACGCAGCCAGCGTGTCTCGACGGGCGACCACGAGCCAGTGCTTGCGGCACGGCGCGAACTCGAGGAATACGTTCGAACGCGACTGCTCGTCGAGGAGAATCGATAG
- a CDS encoding aspartate kinase: MRVVTKFGGTSLGSGDRINRAADSIAAAVEGGHEIAVVASAMGSTTDDLLEEITFETDEQDRAQIVSMGERTSVRMLKAALSARGIDARFLEPGTENWPVVTDEYGEVDVEESQRRASEVAEDLEDTVPVITGFLAEGPDGSITTLGRGGSDTTAVMMGKYMEADEVVIVTDVEGVMTGDPNVVEGARNVGEISVDELRNLSFRGAEVVAPSALSYKDTDLDVRVVHYQHGDLLSGGTSIEGEFENLVDLREQPLACLTVAGRAIRNQSGVFHHLSQALSESDINIDAVASGMDSVTFYIDESEAERAENILHREVIARDELSSVTVDSPVAVVRVTGGELPSRPGIVSEIVNPIAEERIHLQDVITSATSVALFVDWDDREKTLELTQDIV, encoded by the coding sequence ATGCGTGTAGTAACCAAGTTCGGCGGAACGAGTCTCGGCAGCGGCGACCGAATCAATCGCGCGGCGGACTCGATCGCCGCCGCCGTCGAGGGAGGTCACGAGATCGCCGTCGTCGCGAGCGCGATGGGTTCGACGACCGACGATCTGCTAGAGGAGATCACCTTCGAGACCGACGAACAGGACCGCGCACAGATCGTCAGCATGGGCGAACGAACGTCGGTTCGGATGCTCAAGGCGGCGCTGTCCGCTCGAGGGATCGACGCCCGGTTTCTGGAGCCCGGAACGGAGAACTGGCCCGTCGTCACCGACGAGTACGGCGAGGTCGACGTCGAGGAGAGTCAGCGACGAGCGAGCGAGGTCGCGGAAGATCTCGAGGACACGGTGCCGGTCATCACGGGCTTTCTCGCGGAAGGGCCGGACGGTTCGATCACGACGCTCGGTCGCGGCGGGAGCGACACCACGGCGGTCATGATGGGCAAGTACATGGAGGCCGACGAGGTCGTCATCGTCACCGACGTCGAGGGCGTCATGACCGGCGACCCGAACGTCGTCGAAGGTGCACGCAACGTCGGCGAGATTTCGGTCGACGAACTGCGAAATCTCTCGTTTCGCGGCGCGGAGGTCGTCGCACCGTCGGCGCTTTCGTACAAGGACACTGATCTCGACGTCCGCGTCGTTCACTACCAGCACGGCGACCTGCTCTCGGGCGGTACCAGCATCGAAGGCGAGTTCGAGAATCTCGTCGACCTGCGCGAGCAACCGCTTGCCTGCCTGACCGTCGCGGGCCGGGCGATTCGCAACCAGTCCGGCGTCTTTCACCACCTCTCGCAGGCACTCTCGGAAAGCGACATCAACATCGACGCGGTCGCGAGCGGGATGGACTCGGTCACGTTCTACATCGACGAAAGCGAGGCCGAACGCGCCGAAAACATCCTTCACAGGGAGGTCATCGCGCGCGACGAACTCTCGAGTGTCACCGTCGACTCGCCGGTCGCCGTCGTCCGGGTCACCGGCGGTGAACTCCCCAGCAGGCCGGGAATCGTCAGCGAAATCGTCAACCCGATCGCCGAGGAGCGGATTCACCTTCAGGACGTCATCACGAGCGCGACCAGCGTCGCGCTGTTCGTCGACTGGGACGACCGCGAGAAGACGCTCGAGTTGACCCAGGACATCGTCTGA